The Luteimonas sp. YGD11-2 genome has a window encoding:
- the rbfA gene encoding 30S ribosome-binding factor RbfA, with the protein MPTKSFHRTDRVSAQLRRELGTLVRQAVSEYGLPSVSVSDVEVTRDLAHAKVFVTALQAERSQEAMAGLKALAGEIRFRLARLIKLRHVPELHFHYDDSVDRGERIDTLLRDLPDAPADADEGDDGADGARGA; encoded by the coding sequence ATGCCCACCAAATCCTTTCATCGCACCGATCGCGTGTCCGCGCAGCTGCGCCGCGAACTCGGCACCCTGGTCCGCCAGGCCGTGTCCGAGTACGGGCTGCCGTCGGTCAGCGTGTCCGACGTCGAGGTCACCCGCGACCTCGCACACGCCAAGGTGTTCGTGACCGCGTTGCAGGCCGAGCGCTCGCAGGAGGCCATGGCCGGTCTCAAGGCGCTGGCCGGGGAGATCCGCTTCCGCCTTGCACGCCTGATCAAGCTGCGCCACGTGCCGGAGCTGCATTTCCACTACGACGATTCGGTCGATCGCGGCGAGCGCATCGACACCCTGCTGCGCGATCTTCCCGACGCGCCGGCCGACGCCGACGAGGGCGACGACGGGGCGGACGGGGCGCGCGGCGCCTGA
- the infB gene encoding translation initiation factor IF-2, giving the protein MSQQTTIRKLAALVNTPVEKLLEQLAEAGMKFSSPDQVVTSTEKVKLLGFLRRTHGKSEKAAEEAVSPKKITLNRSRKQELTVGGGKNRQTVDVVVRKKVTVVPPTGKGDGVDPASGLSREEAERAEILRKLEESRQRNLSEQQRLAEEDKRRAEEAAERKRQAEAEAERLRKEAAAAAAVVTGDDDAPPARRAPHSHGQPAKPAAPARDDRSAANKGKAQRGSHAMVAGVEDDESTARFAGQLHLSAADRARRSTARGRPKPRRNVEQSRGGSGGPHGFERPTAPVVREIAVGEAITVADLAQKLALKGGDVVKALFKMGVMATITQTIDHDTAVLVVEELGHKAVRAESDDAESELVAHVADVQGEQAARPPVVTIMGHVDHGKTSLLDYIRTTKVATGEAGGITQHIGAYHVETAKGVISFLDTPGHAAFTSMRARGAKLTDIVVLVVAADDGVMPQTVEAIQHARAAKVPLIVAINKIDKSTADPNRIKNELLEHQVVAEDFGGDTQMVELSAKTGMGVDDLLDAISLQAEVLELRAVQDGRATGTVIESSLDKGRGPVATVLVQQGRLNRGDYLVCGVQYGRVRALFDENGQAVDGAGPSIPVQVLGLSGVPDAGDDFVVVDDERLAKDVAQQREAKRRETRLVQAAGNRMEDIMAQMGQAEQQLSLNLVVKADVQGSVEALKQALTALSNDQIRINIIVSGVGGITESDANAAATAKATIIGFNVRADASARRVVETNGLDLRYFSIIYDVIDQVKQVASGILGMEIREEIIGIAEVRDVFRSSKFGAVAGCMVVEGVVKRSKPIRVLRDNTVVFEGELESLRRFKENVDEVRVHTECGIGVKAYNDVKAGDQIECFERIEVQRTL; this is encoded by the coding sequence ATGTCGCAGCAAACCACCATCCGCAAGCTGGCCGCACTGGTGAACACACCGGTCGAGAAACTGCTGGAGCAGCTGGCCGAGGCCGGCATGAAGTTCAGCAGCCCCGACCAGGTGGTCACCAGCACCGAGAAGGTGAAGCTTCTCGGCTTCCTGCGCCGCACCCACGGCAAGTCCGAAAAGGCTGCCGAGGAAGCGGTCAGCCCGAAGAAGATCACCCTCAACCGCAGCCGCAAGCAGGAACTCACCGTCGGTGGTGGCAAGAACCGCCAGACCGTGGACGTGGTGGTGCGCAAGAAGGTCACCGTGGTCCCGCCGACCGGCAAGGGCGACGGGGTCGATCCTGCGTCCGGGCTGTCGCGCGAGGAAGCCGAGCGCGCCGAGATCCTGCGCAAGCTGGAGGAGTCGCGCCAGCGCAACCTCTCCGAGCAGCAGCGCCTGGCCGAGGAAGACAAGCGCCGCGCCGAAGAGGCCGCCGAGCGCAAGCGCCAGGCCGAAGCCGAGGCCGAGCGGCTGCGCAAGGAAGCCGCAGCGGCAGCTGCCGTGGTGACCGGTGACGACGACGCGCCCCCGGCGCGCCGCGCGCCGCACAGCCACGGCCAGCCGGCCAAGCCGGCCGCCCCCGCACGCGATGACCGCAGCGCCGCCAACAAGGGCAAGGCGCAGCGTGGGTCGCATGCGATGGTCGCCGGGGTCGAGGACGACGAGAGCACCGCGCGTTTCGCCGGCCAGCTGCATCTGTCGGCGGCCGACCGCGCCCGTCGCAGCACCGCACGTGGCCGGCCGAAGCCGCGCCGCAATGTCGAGCAGTCGCGCGGCGGCTCGGGCGGCCCGCACGGCTTCGAGCGTCCGACCGCACCGGTCGTGCGCGAGATCGCCGTGGGCGAAGCGATCACCGTGGCCGACCTCGCGCAGAAGCTCGCGCTGAAGGGCGGCGACGTGGTCAAGGCGCTGTTCAAGATGGGCGTCATGGCGACCATCACCCAGACCATCGACCACGACACCGCGGTGCTGGTGGTGGAGGAGCTGGGCCACAAGGCGGTGCGCGCGGAATCCGACGACGCCGAGAGCGAGCTGGTCGCGCACGTCGCCGACGTGCAGGGCGAGCAGGCCGCGCGTCCGCCGGTGGTCACCATCATGGGTCACGTCGACCACGGCAAGACCTCGCTGCTGGACTACATCCGCACCACCAAGGTCGCCACCGGTGAAGCGGGTGGCATCACCCAGCACATCGGTGCGTACCACGTCGAAACCGCGAAGGGCGTCATCAGCTTCCTCGACACCCCGGGCCATGCGGCATTCACTTCGATGCGAGCGCGCGGCGCGAAGCTGACCGACATCGTGGTGCTGGTGGTCGCGGCCGACGACGGCGTCATGCCGCAGACGGTCGAGGCGATCCAGCATGCGCGTGCCGCGAAGGTGCCGCTGATCGTCGCGATCAACAAGATCGACAAGTCCACCGCCGATCCGAACCGCATCAAGAACGAACTGCTCGAGCACCAGGTGGTGGCCGAGGACTTCGGTGGCGACACCCAGATGGTCGAGCTTTCGGCGAAGACCGGAATGGGCGTCGACGACCTGCTCGACGCGATCTCGCTGCAGGCCGAAGTGCTGGAACTGCGTGCGGTGCAGGACGGGCGTGCCACCGGCACGGTCATCGAATCCTCGCTCGACAAGGGCCGTGGCCCGGTCGCCACGGTGCTGGTGCAGCAGGGCCGCCTCAACCGCGGCGACTACCTGGTGTGCGGCGTGCAGTACGGCCGCGTGCGCGCACTGTTCGACGAGAACGGCCAGGCCGTGGACGGCGCCGGTCCGTCGATCCCGGTGCAGGTGCTCGGCCTGTCGGGTGTGCCCGATGCCGGCGACGACTTCGTGGTCGTCGACGACGAGCGTCTCGCCAAGGACGTCGCCCAGCAGCGCGAGGCCAAGCGCCGCGAGACGCGGCTGGTGCAGGCCGCGGGCAACCGCATGGAAGACATCATGGCGCAGATGGGCCAGGCCGAGCAGCAGCTGTCGCTCAACCTGGTGGTCAAGGCCGACGTGCAGGGTTCGGTGGAGGCGCTCAAGCAGGCGCTCACCGCGCTGTCGAACGACCAGATCCGCATCAACATCATCGTGTCCGGCGTGGGTGGCATCACCGAGTCCGATGCGAACGCCGCGGCGACCGCCAAGGCGACGATCATCGGCTTCAACGTGCGTGCCGATGCCTCGGCCCGCCGGGTCGTGGAGACCAACGGCCTCGACCTGCGCTACTTCTCGATCATCTATGACGTGATCGACCAGGTGAAGCAGGTGGCCTCGGGCATCCTGGGCATGGAGATCCGCGAGGAGATCATCGGTATCGCCGAGGTCCGCGACGTGTTCCGCAGCTCCAAGTTCGGTGCCGTGGCCGGCTGCATGGTGGTCGAGGGCGTGGTCAAGCGTTCCAAGCCGATCCGCGTGCTGCGCGACAACACGGTGGTCTTCGAGGGCGAGCTGGAATCGCTGCGCCGCTTCAAGGAGAACGTGGACGAGGTCCGTGTGCATACCGAGTGCGGCATCGGCGTGAAGGCGTACAACGACGTCAAGGCCGGCGACCAGATCGAGTGCTTCGAGCGCATCGAGGTCCAGCGCACGCTGTAA
- the nusA gene encoding transcription termination factor NusA → MSKELLMVVDAVANEKGVPESVILEAIEAALATAAKKRYVDQDVLTRVAIDSKDGTYETFRRWEVVADDVVMESPDRQIRLMDAIDEAEGVEVGDYIEEQIDNAEFGRIAAQAAKQVIVQRVREAERQQVVDAWKDRVGELVTGVVKRVERGNVYVDLGGNAEAFIPKDKAIPRDVVRAGDRIRGYLYDVRSEPRGPQLFISRAAPEFMIELFKLEVPEVGQGLVSIMACARDPGDRAKIAVLAHDNRTDPIGACIGMRGSRVQAVSNELNGERVDIVLWSDNPAQFVINAMAPAEVQSIVVDEDKHSMDLAVAEDFLAKAIGKGGQNVRLASRMTGWQLNVMTAEQVQAKSEAEQAAARQLFQDKLEVDEEIAGILVAEGFSTVEEIAYVPMGELLAVEGFDEDIVEELRARARDALLNDALAVEEELDEHAPAEDLLQLPGMDDTIAYALASHGVRTAEDLSDLGVDEVLEFDIEGLDQERASVLILAARAEEIARLEREG, encoded by the coding sequence ATGAGCAAGGAACTGTTGATGGTCGTCGACGCGGTCGCCAACGAGAAGGGCGTGCCGGAGTCCGTCATCCTCGAAGCGATCGAAGCAGCACTGGCCACTGCGGCCAAGAAGCGCTACGTCGACCAGGACGTGCTCACGCGCGTTGCGATCGATTCCAAGGACGGCACCTACGAGACCTTCCGCCGCTGGGAAGTGGTGGCCGACGACGTGGTGATGGAGTCGCCGGACCGCCAGATCCGCCTGATGGACGCGATCGACGAGGCCGAGGGCGTCGAGGTCGGCGACTACATCGAGGAGCAGATCGACAACGCCGAGTTCGGGCGCATCGCCGCGCAGGCCGCCAAGCAGGTGATCGTGCAGCGCGTGCGCGAGGCCGAGCGCCAGCAGGTCGTGGATGCGTGGAAGGACCGCGTCGGCGAACTGGTCACCGGCGTGGTCAAGCGCGTCGAGCGCGGTAACGTCTACGTCGACCTCGGCGGCAACGCCGAGGCCTTCATCCCCAAGGACAAGGCGATCCCGCGCGACGTCGTGCGCGCCGGTGACCGCATCCGCGGGTATCTCTACGACGTGCGCAGCGAGCCGCGCGGCCCGCAGCTCTTCATCAGCCGCGCCGCGCCGGAATTCATGATCGAGCTGTTCAAGCTCGAGGTGCCGGAAGTCGGCCAGGGCCTGGTGTCGATCATGGCCTGTGCCCGTGATCCGGGTGACCGCGCCAAGATCGCCGTGCTCGCGCACGACAACCGCACCGATCCGATCGGTGCCTGCATCGGCATGCGTGGTTCGCGCGTGCAGGCGGTGTCCAACGAGCTCAATGGCGAGCGCGTCGACATCGTGCTGTGGTCGGACAACCCGGCGCAGTTCGTCATCAACGCGATGGCGCCGGCGGAAGTGCAGTCGATCGTGGTCGACGAGGACAAGCATTCGATGGACCTGGCCGTGGCCGAGGACTTCCTCGCCAAGGCGATCGGCAAGGGCGGCCAGAACGTGCGCCTTGCAAGCCGCATGACCGGCTGGCAGCTCAACGTGATGACCGCCGAGCAGGTGCAGGCCAAGAGCGAGGCCGAACAGGCCGCCGCCCGCCAGCTGTTCCAGGACAAGCTCGAGGTCGACGAGGAAATCGCCGGCATCCTGGTGGCCGAGGGCTTCAGCACGGTCGAGGAGATCGCCTACGTGCCGATGGGCGAGCTGCTGGCCGTGGAGGGCTTCGACGAGGACATCGTCGAGGAACTGCGCGCCCGCGCCCGCGACGCGCTGCTCAACGATGCGCTGGCGGTCGAGGAGGAGCTGGACGAGCATGCGCCGGCAGAGGACCTGCTGCAGCTGCCGGGCATGGACGACACCATCGCCTATGCGCTGGCCTCGCACGGCGTGCGCACCGCCGAGGACCTCTCCGACCTGGGCGTGGACGAAGTGCTGGAATTCGATATCGAAGGTCTCGACCAGGAGCGCGCCTCGGTGCTGATCCTGGCCGCGCGCGCCGAGGAGATCGCGCGTCTGGAGCGGGAAGGCTGA
- the rimP gene encoding ribosome maturation factor RimP, whose translation MADNATRIIELLTPTVEALGLELLGAEYLPNPGSALLRLYIDRPGVEGDAVGPGVTIEDCEAVSREVSAQLDVEDPISSHYTLEVSSPGIDRPLFAPAQFARFNGESAKVVLKLPQDGRRRLTGRIVSVDGERITFDIDGQPFEVMADNIEKARLVPDWVALGLAPAKDDASGRDARPGKSGAKKRGNGPAA comes from the coding sequence GTGGCTGACAATGCAACCCGCATCATCGAACTGCTGACGCCCACGGTGGAAGCCCTCGGGCTGGAACTGCTGGGCGCGGAATACCTTCCCAACCCGGGCAGTGCGCTGCTGCGGCTGTATATCGACCGCCCCGGCGTCGAAGGCGATGCCGTCGGCCCTGGCGTGACGATCGAGGACTGCGAAGCGGTCAGCCGCGAGGTCTCCGCGCAGCTCGACGTCGAGGATCCGATCAGCAGCCATTACACGCTCGAGGTGTCGTCTCCCGGGATCGACCGTCCGCTGTTCGCGCCGGCGCAGTTCGCGCGCTTCAACGGCGAGAGCGCGAAGGTCGTGCTGAAGCTGCCGCAGGACGGACGCCGCCGGCTGACCGGGCGGATCGTGTCCGTGGATGGCGAGCGGATCACGTTCGACATCGATGGGCAACCGTTCGAGGTGATGGCCGACAACATCGAGAAGGCGCGGCTGGTGCCGGACTGGGTGGCCCTCGGGCTGGCCCCGGCCAAGGACGATGCGTCCGGACGCGACGCACGCCCCGGCAAGAGCGGTGCGAAGAAGCGTGGCAACGGTCCCGCCGCCTGA
- the nuoN gene encoding NADH-quinone oxidoreductase subunit NuoN, with the protein MTVATMTPPVRTFAEFAPLAPELVVVFGAFALLMLDLFLSDRQRIVTQTLGIATLLVAALAVALGIGGQGEVMEGVFVRDTVSDVLKFTILVVGALAASYSWSYMRERGLYRGEMMVLMLFATVGMMLLVSAGNLPMVYLGLELLALCSYALVVTDRDSPQASEAGMKYFVLGSLASGLLLYGMSLVYGATGTLALDGIREAAAGVAGEDRTLLLTGMVFVVVGVAFKFGAAPFHMWLPDTYHGAPTPITIFIGSAPKLAALGMAFRLFEGGLGPLQDYWQLLVGVLAAASLAVGNVIALAQTNLKRMLAYSTVSHVGFLFLGVAAGGTDGFAAATFYTISYAIMSAAAFGAIVMLSRKGFEADRIEDFRGLNARNPWMAFLVLITMASLAGVPPFLGFWAKVAVLRAVVEADMLWLAIVAIVFAVIGAFYYLRVIKVMYFDEPVGEPVSPRRGTALRAVFTVNALALLVLGLAWSPIMTWCQQAFATL; encoded by the coding sequence ATGACCGTCGCCACCATGACGCCTCCCGTCCGCACCTTCGCCGAGTTCGCGCCATTGGCTCCCGAGCTGGTGGTGGTGTTCGGCGCCTTCGCCCTGCTGATGCTCGACCTGTTCCTGTCGGACCGCCAGCGCATCGTCACCCAGACCCTCGGCATCGCCACGTTGCTGGTCGCGGCCCTCGCGGTCGCGCTCGGCATCGGCGGGCAGGGCGAGGTGATGGAAGGCGTATTCGTCCGTGACACGGTCTCGGACGTCCTCAAGTTCACGATCCTGGTGGTCGGCGCGCTCGCGGCGTCCTACAGCTGGTCGTACATGCGCGAGCGGGGCCTGTACCGCGGCGAGATGATGGTCCTGATGCTGTTCGCGACCGTCGGCATGATGCTGCTGGTCTCCGCCGGCAACCTGCCCATGGTGTACCTCGGCCTCGAGCTGCTGGCGCTGTGTTCCTACGCCCTGGTGGTCACCGACCGCGACAGCCCGCAGGCCTCCGAAGCGGGCATGAAGTACTTCGTGCTCGGCTCGCTTGCGTCGGGCCTGCTGCTGTACGGCATGTCCCTGGTGTATGGCGCCACCGGCACGCTGGCGCTGGACGGCATCCGCGAGGCCGCCGCTGGCGTGGCCGGTGAGGACCGCACGCTGCTGCTGACGGGCATGGTGTTCGTGGTGGTGGGCGTCGCCTTCAAGTTCGGCGCTGCGCCGTTCCACATGTGGCTGCCTGACACCTACCACGGCGCGCCGACGCCGATCACGATCTTCATCGGCTCGGCACCGAAACTGGCCGCACTGGGCATGGCCTTCCGCCTGTTCGAAGGTGGCCTTGGGCCGCTGCAGGACTACTGGCAGCTGCTGGTGGGCGTGCTCGCGGCAGCATCGCTGGCGGTGGGCAACGTGATTGCGCTCGCGCAGACCAACCTCAAGCGCATGCTGGCCTATTCCACGGTCTCGCACGTCGGCTTCCTGTTCCTCGGCGTCGCCGCGGGCGGTACCGACGGATTCGCGGCGGCGACCTTCTACACGATCAGCTACGCGATCATGTCGGCAGCCGCGTTCGGCGCCATCGTCATGCTGTCGCGCAAGGGGTTCGAGGCCGACCGCATCGAGGATTTCCGCGGGCTCAACGCGCGCAATCCGTGGATGGCCTTCCTGGTGCTGATCACGATGGCCTCGCTGGCTGGCGTGCCGCCGTTCCTCGGCTTCTGGGCGAAGGTGGCGGTGCTGCGCGCGGTGGTCGAAGCCGACATGCTGTGGCTTGCGATCGTGGCGATCGTGTTCGCGGTGATCGGCGCGTTCTACTACCTGCGCGTGATCAAGGTGATGTACTTCGACGAACCCGTCGGCGAGCCGGTGTCGCCGCGTCGCGGTACCGCGTTGCGTGCGGTCTTCACCGTCAACGCCCTGGCGTTGCTGGTGCTGGGGCTGGCATGGAGTCCGATCATGACCTGGTGCCAGCAGGCGTTCGCCACGCTGTAG
- a CDS encoding NADH-quinone oxidoreductase subunit M, with translation MANWPLLSLLIWLPILGGVLTLLCGNARPNTARWVALGFAVLTLAASLLLLSGFDSAFAGLQFVEHREWIPAYDIRYHLGADGISVALIVLTTITTVLVLIGAWGSIDRRVAHYFAAFMILEGMMVGVFAAVDALLFYVFFEGMLIPMFIIIGIWGGPRRVYAAMKFFLYTFLGSVFMLVGLVYLYLKGGSWQLPDLYALPLTATEQMWLFFAFLIAFAVKVPMFPVHTWLPDAHVEAPTGGSVILAAIMLKIGGYGFLRFSLPITPDAGHEWAWLVIAASLIAIVYVGMVALVQADMKKLIAYSSISHMGFVTLGIFIAFTLIRDTGNPDAARLGLQGAMVQMISHGFISGAMFSCVGVVYDRMHTRMIRDYGGVANVMPWFAAFMVFFAMANSGLPGTSGFVGEFMVVMASFQAHPLIAFTAALTLIIGAAYSLWLVRRTLYGEVANAHVAALTDINKREALVLGVFAIFVLAIGVYPKPLTDLMEPSIAQLADLLTATKL, from the coding sequence GTGGCGAACTGGCCCCTCCTCAGCCTCCTGATCTGGTTGCCGATCCTCGGCGGCGTGTTGACCCTGCTGTGCGGCAACGCGCGCCCGAACACCGCCCGCTGGGTGGCGCTCGGCTTCGCGGTGCTGACGCTCGCGGCCAGCCTGCTGCTGCTGTCCGGCTTCGATTCCGCCTTCGCGGGATTGCAGTTCGTCGAGCACCGGGAATGGATCCCCGCATACGACATCCGCTACCACCTCGGCGCCGACGGCATCTCGGTTGCGTTGATCGTGCTGACCACGATCACCACCGTGCTGGTGCTAATCGGCGCGTGGGGCTCCATCGACCGGCGCGTCGCGCACTACTTCGCGGCGTTCATGATCCTCGAAGGCATGATGGTGGGCGTGTTCGCCGCCGTCGACGCGCTGCTGTTCTACGTGTTCTTCGAAGGCATGCTGATCCCGATGTTCATCATCATCGGCATCTGGGGCGGGCCGCGCCGGGTGTACGCGGCGATGAAGTTCTTCCTGTACACGTTCCTGGGCTCGGTCTTCATGCTGGTCGGCCTGGTGTACCTGTACCTGAAGGGCGGGAGCTGGCAGCTGCCCGACCTGTATGCACTGCCGCTCACCGCCACCGAGCAGATGTGGCTGTTCTTCGCGTTCCTGATCGCGTTCGCGGTCAAGGTGCCGATGTTCCCGGTCCACACCTGGCTGCCGGATGCTCACGTCGAGGCGCCCACCGGCGGCTCGGTGATCCTGGCGGCGATCATGCTGAAGATCGGCGGCTACGGCTTCCTGCGTTTCAGCCTGCCGATCACCCCCGACGCCGGCCACGAGTGGGCGTGGCTGGTGATCGCGGCCAGCCTCATCGCAATCGTCTACGTCGGCATGGTCGCGCTGGTACAGGCGGACATGAAGAAGCTGATCGCGTACTCGTCTATCTCGCACATGGGCTTCGTGACGCTGGGCATCTTCATCGCCTTCACCCTGATCCGCGACACCGGCAACCCGGATGCGGCGCGCCTCGGCCTGCAGGGCGCGATGGTGCAGATGATCTCCCACGGCTTCATTTCAGGCGCGATGTTCTCCTGCGTGGGCGTGGTCTACGACCGCATGCACACGCGCATGATCCGCGACTACGGTGGCGTCGCCAACGTGATGCCATGGTTCGCGGCCTTCATGGTGTTCTTCGCGATGGCCAACTCCGGCCTGCCGGGCACTTCGGGCTTCGTTGGCGAGTTCATGGTGGTCATGGCCTCGTTCCAGGCGCACCCGCTGATCGCCTTCACCGCAGCGCTGACCCTGATCATCGGCGCGGCCTACAGCCTGTGGCTGGTGCGCCGCACGCTGTACGGCGAGGTCGCCAATGCGCACGTCGCCGCGCTCACCGACATCAACAAGCGCGAGGCTCTCGTGCTCGGCGTGTTCGCCATCTTCGTGCTGGCGATCGGCGTGTACCCGAAGCCGCTCACAGACCTGATGGAGCCGTCCATCGCGCAACTGGCGGACCTGCTCACCGCCACCAAGCTTTGA
- the nuoL gene encoding NADH-quinone oxidoreductase subunit L, with protein MQMAISTTHLLIIVLAPLLGSVIAGLFGRQVGRAGAHSVTILGVATSCVLSCYVLWQLLQGAAPYNENIYTVFDVASYSAHVGFMVDRLTAMMMVVVTFVSLLVHIYTIGYMHEDPGYQRFFSYISLFTFSMLMLVMSNNFLQLFFGWEAVGLVSYLLIGFWFKKPSAVFANMKAFLVNRVGDFGFLLGIAGVLYWFGTLDYATVFANATDRVGGGQVVEIFAGYPWSVATLICICLFIGAMGKSAQVPLHVWLPDSMEGPTPISALIHAATMVTAGIFMVARMSPLFELSDTALAFILFIGATTAFFTGLIGIVQNDIKRVVAYSTLSQLGYMTVALGVSAYSAAVFHLMTHAFFKALLFLAAGSVIIGMHHEQDMRKMGGLRKYMPVTFWTSVIGTLALVGTPFLSGFYSKDTIIEAAGHAAERMGWVGTYGYWAVLLGAFVTSFYSFRLLYMTFFGEERFRHAAPSHPVAARDEHGQQTLHEPLHDDAHGHHDHHGPHEPHESPWVVTLPLVLLAIPSIAIGFFTVGPMLFGTDWSGHTEKLPFFLGAIDLAPARDTVLQLKDTLWHGPVAYAVHGFQVPTFWLMLAGFLLATVMYVWRTDLPAKAARLFALPIRVLEKKYWADDLWIDGFAGGGLVLGQGSRRFDEKLIDGLFVNGAARVVDLVASVSRRLQSGYVYHYAFAMIIGLIALLAVLIFHWR; from the coding sequence ATCCAGATGGCAATTTCGACAACCCACTTGCTGATCATCGTGCTTGCGCCGCTGCTCGGCTCGGTCATCGCCGGCCTCTTCGGGCGGCAGGTCGGCCGTGCCGGCGCGCACAGCGTGACGATCCTCGGCGTCGCCACCAGCTGCGTGCTGTCGTGCTACGTGCTGTGGCAGCTGCTGCAGGGGGCTGCGCCGTACAACGAGAACATCTACACGGTGTTCGACGTGGCCAGCTACTCCGCGCACGTGGGCTTCATGGTCGACCGCCTGACCGCGATGATGATGGTGGTGGTGACCTTCGTATCGCTGCTGGTGCACATCTACACCATCGGCTACATGCACGAGGATCCGGGTTACCAGCGGTTCTTCAGCTACATCTCGCTGTTCACCTTCTCGATGCTCATGCTGGTGATGAGCAACAACTTCCTGCAGCTGTTCTTCGGCTGGGAAGCGGTGGGCCTGGTGTCGTACCTGCTGATCGGCTTCTGGTTCAAGAAGCCGAGCGCGGTGTTCGCCAACATGAAGGCGTTCCTGGTCAACCGCGTCGGCGACTTCGGCTTCCTGCTCGGCATCGCCGGGGTGCTGTACTGGTTCGGCACGCTCGACTACGCCACCGTGTTCGCCAACGCGACCGACCGCGTGGGCGGCGGCCAGGTGGTGGAGATCTTCGCGGGCTATCCCTGGTCCGTGGCGACGCTGATCTGCATCTGCCTCTTCATCGGTGCGATGGGCAAGTCCGCACAGGTGCCGCTGCATGTGTGGCTGCCCGATTCGATGGAAGGCCCCACCCCGATCTCGGCGCTGATCCATGCTGCCACGATGGTCACGGCCGGCATCTTCATGGTGGCGCGCATGTCGCCGCTGTTCGAACTCAGTGACACCGCACTGGCGTTCATCCTGTTCATCGGTGCGACCACGGCGTTCTTCACCGGCCTGATCGGCATCGTGCAGAACGACATCAAGCGCGTGGTCGCCTATTCGACACTCTCGCAGCTGGGCTACATGACGGTGGCGCTGGGCGTGTCGGCGTACTCGGCCGCGGTGTTCCACCTGATGACGCATGCGTTCTTCAAGGCGCTGCTGTTCCTGGCCGCCGGTTCGGTGATCATCGGCATGCACCACGAGCAGGACATGCGCAAGATGGGCGGCCTGCGCAAGTACATGCCGGTCACCTTCTGGACCAGCGTCATCGGCACCCTGGCGCTGGTCGGCACGCCGTTCCTGTCCGGGTTCTACTCGAAGGACACCATCATCGAGGCCGCAGGCCACGCCGCGGAGCGCATGGGCTGGGTCGGCACCTACGGCTACTGGGCGGTGCTGCTGGGTGCCTTCGTCACCAGCTTCTACAGCTTCCGCCTGCTGTACATGACCTTCTTCGGCGAAGAGCGCTTCCGCCACGCCGCGCCGTCGCATCCGGTTGCCGCCAGGGACGAGCACGGCCAGCAGACACTGCACGAGCCGCTGCACGACGATGCGCACGGCCATCACGACCATCATGGCCCGCACGAGCCGCACGAGTCCCCGTGGGTGGTGACGTTGCCGCTGGTGCTGCTGGCGATCCCGTCGATCGCGATCGGTTTCTTCACCGTCGGTCCGATGCTGTTCGGCACCGACTGGTCCGGGCATACCGAGAAGCTGCCGTTCTTCCTCGGCGCGATCGACCTCGCCCCCGCACGCGACACCGTGCTGCAGCTCAAGGACACCCTGTGGCACGGGCCGGTCGCGTATGCGGTGCACGGTTTCCAGGTGCCGACCTTCTGGCTGATGCTGGCCGGCTTCCTGCTCGCGACCGTGATGTACGTGTGGCGCACCGACTTGCCGGCAAAGGCCGCGCGGCTGTTCGCGCTGCCGATCCGCGTACTGGAGAAGAAGTACTGGGCCGACGATCTCTGGATCGACGGGTTCGCCGGCGGCGGCCTGGTGCTCGGCCAGGGCTCACGCAGGTTCGACGAGAAACTGATCGACGGCCTGTTCGTCAACGGTGCCGCACGCGTGGTCGACCTGGTCGCCAGCGTCAGCCGTCGCCTGCAGTCCGGCTATGTCTACCACTACGCGTTCGCGATGATCATCGGCCTGATTGCACTGCTGGCCGTACTGATCTTCCACTGGCGCTGA